The following proteins are co-located in the Camelina sativa cultivar DH55 chromosome 12, Cs, whole genome shotgun sequence genome:
- the LOC104732392 gene encoding protein kinase 2B, chloroplastic-like isoform X3: protein MKEAIGAARGLCFLHEAKDQVIYRDFKAANILLDSGFNPKLSDFGLAKEGPKDNRSHVTTQVIGTEGYAAPEYLATGHLTTKCDVYSFGVVLLEILSGRRAIDKTKAREEEYLVEWATPYLRDKRKVFRIMDTKLVGQYPQKAAFMMSFLALQCIGEVKGRPSMPEVLSLLEKVTIPRHRKSRSRGFATNSSSKRFLRHPN, encoded by the exons ATGAAAGAGGCGATTGGTGCTGCTAGAGGGCTTTGTTTTTTGCACGAAGCTAAGGATCAAGTCATTTACAGAGACTTCAAAGCAGCAAATATCCTTCTTGATTCAGGATTCAACCCAAAACTCTCAGACTTTGGATTGGCGAAAGAAGGTCCAAAAGACAACCGTTCACATGTGACAACCCAAGTCATCGGTACAGAAGGTTACGCAGCTCCAGAATATCTAGCAAcag GTCATCTAACAACGAAATGTGACGTCTACAGCTTTGGTGTAGTCTTGCTAGAGATTCTATCTGGACGTAGAGCAATAGACAAAACTAAAGCTCGAGAAGAAGAATATTTAGTGGAATGGGCGACACCTTACTTGCGAGACAAGCGAAAAGTGTTTAGGATAATGGACACGAAGCTTGTGGGTCAATACCCTCAGAAAGCAGCGTTTATGATGTCTTTCTTGGCTTTACAATGTATTGGAGAGGTTAAAGGTAGACCATCGATGCCTGAGGTCTTGTCTCTTCTTGAGAAAGTTACAATTCCAAGACATCGAAAGAGTAGAAGCAGAGGTTTTGCTACTAACTCTTCTTCCAAACGGTTTCTCAGACACCCTAATTAA
- the LOC104733724 gene encoding uncharacterized protein LOC104733724, with protein sequence MKDLREIGKAVVPTKLKDPGSFNLPCSIIYMHFNKCLCDRGASVSLMPYLVAEKLGYEYFKPCNLYIGLADGSKRDVLGVIEDFPVKIGKARIPTDFVIINMDQEPEDPLILGRPSLATVGAVIDVKMGTIKLHLAKDFTMKFDIKNSTHQPTIEGQHFVVEEKASCEVFEDGEDPRIKGSAHATTVQELKGSVQVLAGLVKELQAQLNKRK encoded by the exons atgaaggatttgagagagattgggaaAGCTGTTGTCCCAACAAAGCTTAAAGATCCAGGCTCATTCAACCTACCTTGTTCCATCATCTACATGCACTTCAACAAGTGCCTATGTGACCGAGGAGCCTCAGTGAGTTTAATGCCATACTTAGTGGCTGAGAAGTtgggatatgaatattttaAGCCTTGCAATCTATATATTGGCCTGGCAGATGGATCTAAGAGGGATGTGCTTGGAGTAATTGAAGATTTCCCAGTAAAGATAGGGAAGGCTAGAATCCCAACTGACTTTGTGATCATAAACATGGACCAAGAGCcagaagatcctctcatcttgggaAGACCATCCTTAGCCACAGTTGGGGCTGTAATTGATGTTAAGATGGGAACCATCAAGCTCCACCTTGCtaaagacttcactatgaagtttgacatcaagaattCAACACATCAACCTACTATTGAAGGTCAGCACTTTGTGGTAGAGGAAAAAGCTAGTTGTGAAGTTTttgaggatggagaggaccCTAGGATTAAAGGTTCAGCCCATGCCACGACTGTCCAAGAACtaaagggttcagttcaagtgCTAGCTGGTTTAGTGAAGGAACTTCAAGCTcagctcaacaagag gaagtag
- the LOC104732392 gene encoding protein kinase 2B, chloroplastic-like isoform X2, whose amino-acid sequence MRKSIHLVYEYMLNGGSNVLSWSLRMKEAIGAARGLCFLHEAKDQVIYRDFKAANILLDSGFNPKLSDFGLAKEGPKDNRSHVTTQVIGTEGYAAPEYLATGHLTTKCDVYSFGVVLLEILSGRRAIDKTKAREEEYLVEWATPYLRDKRKVFRIMDTKLVGQYPQKAAFMMSFLALQCIGEVKGRPSMPEVLSLLEKVTIPRHRKSRSRGFATNSSSKRFLRHPN is encoded by the exons ATG CGCAAAAGCATTCATTTGGTTTACGAGTATATGCTTAATG GGGGTTCTAATGTGCTTTCTTGGTCACTGCGTATGAAAGAGGCGATTGGTGCTGCTAGAGGGCTTTGTTTTTTGCACGAAGCTAAGGATCAAGTCATTTACAGAGACTTCAAAGCAGCAAATATCCTTCTTGATTCAGGATTCAACCCAAAACTCTCAGACTTTGGATTGGCGAAAGAAGGTCCAAAAGACAACCGTTCACATGTGACAACCCAAGTCATCGGTACAGAAGGTTACGCAGCTCCAGAATATCTAGCAAcag GTCATCTAACAACGAAATGTGACGTCTACAGCTTTGGTGTAGTCTTGCTAGAGATTCTATCTGGACGTAGAGCAATAGACAAAACTAAAGCTCGAGAAGAAGAATATTTAGTGGAATGGGCGACACCTTACTTGCGAGACAAGCGAAAAGTGTTTAGGATAATGGACACGAAGCTTGTGGGTCAATACCCTCAGAAAGCAGCGTTTATGATGTCTTTCTTGGCTTTACAATGTATTGGAGAGGTTAAAGGTAGACCATCGATGCCTGAGGTCTTGTCTCTTCTTGAGAAAGTTACAATTCCAAGACATCGAAAGAGTAGAAGCAGAGGTTTTGCTACTAACTCTTCTTCCAAACGGTTTCTCAGACACCCTAATTAA
- the LOC104732392 gene encoding protein kinase 2B, chloroplastic-like isoform X1: protein MRKSIHLVYEYMLNGSLENHLFERGSNVLSWSLRMKEAIGAARGLCFLHEAKDQVIYRDFKAANILLDSGFNPKLSDFGLAKEGPKDNRSHVTTQVIGTEGYAAPEYLATGHLTTKCDVYSFGVVLLEILSGRRAIDKTKAREEEYLVEWATPYLRDKRKVFRIMDTKLVGQYPQKAAFMMSFLALQCIGEVKGRPSMPEVLSLLEKVTIPRHRKSRSRGFATNSSSKRFLRHPN from the exons ATG CGCAAAAGCATTCATTTGGTTTACGAGTATATGCTTAATGGTAGTCTTGAAAATCATTTGTTTGAAA GGGGTTCTAATGTGCTTTCTTGGTCACTGCGTATGAAAGAGGCGATTGGTGCTGCTAGAGGGCTTTGTTTTTTGCACGAAGCTAAGGATCAAGTCATTTACAGAGACTTCAAAGCAGCAAATATCCTTCTTGATTCAGGATTCAACCCAAAACTCTCAGACTTTGGATTGGCGAAAGAAGGTCCAAAAGACAACCGTTCACATGTGACAACCCAAGTCATCGGTACAGAAGGTTACGCAGCTCCAGAATATCTAGCAAcag GTCATCTAACAACGAAATGTGACGTCTACAGCTTTGGTGTAGTCTTGCTAGAGATTCTATCTGGACGTAGAGCAATAGACAAAACTAAAGCTCGAGAAGAAGAATATTTAGTGGAATGGGCGACACCTTACTTGCGAGACAAGCGAAAAGTGTTTAGGATAATGGACACGAAGCTTGTGGGTCAATACCCTCAGAAAGCAGCGTTTATGATGTCTTTCTTGGCTTTACAATGTATTGGAGAGGTTAAAGGTAGACCATCGATGCCTGAGGTCTTGTCTCTTCTTGAGAAAGTTACAATTCCAAGACATCGAAAGAGTAGAAGCAGAGGTTTTGCTACTAACTCTTCTTCCAAACGGTTTCTCAGACACCCTAATTAA